A region of Alteromonadaceae bacterium 2753L.S.0a.02 DNA encodes the following proteins:
- a CDS encoding PilX-like prepilin protein, protein MKNAIQSMNKQSGAVLIFALAIMLLTGIIASTVMRTGVLEVKMVSNSQFKEEAFQTTEAVINAITADANNFVVAGDVGYKVCPAVTVQSNCNSNAIAISSAITSAAPSSVSLDFYMVRKGPLTRTLPMRQSQDKADSASSYHIATFEVLAEYDGRDAGLGHHKVVQGVGVKIAASAQ, encoded by the coding sequence ATGAAAAACGCAATTCAAAGTATGAACAAACAAAGCGGTGCTGTATTAATTTTTGCACTCGCCATTATGTTGCTTACCGGCATTATCGCCTCCACAGTGATGCGTACCGGTGTATTGGAAGTAAAAATGGTAAGTAATTCGCAATTCAAGGAAGAAGCCTTTCAGACCACCGAGGCCGTCATTAATGCGATTACTGCAGATGCCAATAATTTTGTGGTGGCTGGTGATGTGGGTTATAAAGTGTGCCCTGCAGTAACCGTGCAATCTAATTGCAATTCAAATGCTATTGCCATTTCATCAGCAATTACATCAGCAGCTCCCAGCAGTGTATCGCTCGATTTCTACATGGTTCGTAAAGGCCCCTTGACTCGCACCTTACCCATGCGGCAATCACAAGATAAAGCGGATAGTGCCTCAAGCTACCATATAGCGACATTCGAGGTTTTAGCCGAATACGATGGTCGCGATGCAGGTTTAGGCCATCACAAGGTTGTACAGGGTGTCGGCGTTAAAATCGCTGCATCGGCTCAGTAG
- a CDS encoding type IV pilus assembly protein PilV → MPITARKKQKGIGMIEVLIALLIVSVGAIGLLSTQASGKRIGYDALQRSIATGLVRDIVERMRSNPGALASYVATVGESSISTEPSPNCTTASCTPAQMAARDLWEWERALDGAGEYTNNGGQETLAGGLVTPRGCITNNNGVVTVTVAWKGYQSASNPSPGNTCGAGLYGNNDDQRQLIAITTFIEDV, encoded by the coding sequence ATGCCCATAACAGCACGTAAAAAACAGAAAGGCATCGGCATGATTGAAGTTTTGATTGCCTTGCTAATTGTTTCAGTAGGCGCTATCGGATTGCTTTCAACGCAAGCATCAGGAAAGCGTATTGGGTACGATGCATTGCAACGCTCGATTGCTACTGGCTTAGTGCGTGATATCGTTGAACGCATGAGAAGTAACCCCGGTGCTCTTGCGAGTTATGTTGCAACGGTCGGTGAATCTTCAATTTCCACAGAACCCTCACCCAATTGCACAACAGCGAGCTGCACGCCCGCGCAAATGGCAGCGCGAGATCTCTGGGAATGGGAACGCGCTCTCGACGGCGCTGGCGAATACACCAACAACGGCGGTCAGGAAACACTTGCCGGCGGCCTCGTGACTCCGCGTGGTTGTATAACCAACAATAACGGCGTAGTGACCGTTACCGTTGCCTGGAAAGGCTACCAGTCCGCATCTAACCCGAGTCCGGGAAACACCTGCGGAGCAGGGCTTTACGGCAACAACGACGATCAACGCCAATTAATCGCCATTACGACGTTTATCGAGGACGTGTAA
- a CDS encoding prepilin-type N-terminal cleavage/methylation domain-containing protein, producing MNKNWTCPYLSKKQQGFTLVELMVSLALGVIISGAAVTMYVESKRSYMQDEEMARLQENARFALDYLKREISLSGFFAGINDTSELFAATVTTDCDNSGTDWALDLNNPLEIINNATTGSALVSLIGTEFNCIDTSEIVDTTDLIAIKRTSDAPTLENGSLINTATTNQWYLKKFDYTTYSWSYLTGAIPSAEQTAGSTFDYWQFYTNIFYIRDYSITAGDNIPTLCTASLVESNMTSRCLIEGIEDIQIELGIDNDDDGVVDQYKATPTAADFQNAKAVRLYLLARSINPVGGYTNDKAYRLGVKQVAAFGDRYMRKVFSTTVKLRNTKLG from the coding sequence GTGAATAAAAATTGGACTTGCCCGTACCTCTCAAAAAAACAACAAGGTTTTACGCTAGTTGAACTTATGGTGTCGCTGGCGTTGGGCGTAATTATTTCCGGCGCGGCGGTAACTATGTACGTCGAGAGTAAACGCAGCTATATGCAAGACGAAGAGATGGCACGACTACAGGAAAACGCCCGTTTCGCCTTGGATTATCTTAAACGAGAAATTTCCCTCAGCGGTTTTTTTGCAGGAATTAATGATACCTCAGAATTGTTTGCTGCCACGGTCACCACTGACTGTGATAACTCCGGCACTGATTGGGCTTTAGATCTAAATAATCCTCTGGAAATTATTAATAACGCTACCACCGGCAGCGCATTGGTGAGTTTAATCGGTACAGAATTTAATTGTATTGATACAAGTGAAATTGTCGACACTACCGACCTTATCGCCATCAAGCGTACCTCCGATGCGCCAACGCTTGAAAATGGTTCCCTCATTAATACCGCAACCACTAACCAGTGGTACCTAAAGAAATTTGATTACACCACCTATTCCTGGAGTTATCTAACCGGCGCCATTCCCAGCGCAGAACAAACCGCCGGATCTACCTTCGACTACTGGCAATTTTACACCAATATTTTTTATATCCGCGATTACTCCATCACCGCCGGCGATAATATTCCAACCCTCTGCACAGCATCACTTGTGGAATCTAACATGACCAGCCGCTGCTTGATTGAAGGCATTGAAGATATCCAAATCGAACTTGGTATCGACAACGATGACGATGGTGTGGTGGATCAATACAAGGCAACGCCAACGGCTGCAGATTTCCAGAATGCCAAGGCAGTGCGCCTGTACTTGTTGGCGCGCAGCATAAATCCCGTTGGCGGTTACACCAATGATAAAGCTTACCGATTGGGCGTAAAACAAGTCGCGGCTTTTGGTGACAGATATATGCGCAAGGTTTTTTCCACCACAGTAAAATTGCGCAACACAAAATTGGGATAA